In the genome of Fulvivirga maritima, one region contains:
- a CDS encoding S8 family serine peptidase — MRRLIILLGWIFVSYMGFGQQRTYKLPETIKTEDYEPSVIVVKLRVNSNSSGRTSTGSTVASPEIIDRILGKDIETKALAFPKKSTSSATARSASSKSTLDNIYKVNITKKTNLIQAINKLLESDEVEYAEPYFTPRPLYVPNDPEAATPTGKQTYLDIIKAYDAWNLERGDTSMVIGILDTGVDMDHEDLVDNIKYNYNDPINGIDDDNDGLIDNYAGWDIANNDNLPQADTQDHGTRVAGAASASANNGIGIAGVGFNTKFLPIKIYRSGSGSFYQGYEAIALAADLGCKVINLSWGDPGTYSKYGQDIINYAVLEKDAAVIAAAGNTPAELDFYPASFDNVLSVSSTNNNDQKATFATFSNYVDIVAPGQAIYTTSMNDDYQHINGTSLSSPIVAAAVALVRSRFPQFNAIQAMEKVRVTADDIYAKNASFKGQLGKGRLNMLRALTDNTCPSIRVTDFSYNNGFGNYMFHGDTVSMSLDFINYLATSDAATTATLSSNSPYITIIKNSFKIGSLGTLSKTSNTSSPFQVILNDDLPPNTTLSFRIDFSGGAYSDFQNITITSSPDYLTVTNNQMSFTLVSNGNLGYKYDGQAEGVGLTYQNQRILDNIGIGLAYDGSSLSDNMPTNLFTYQRNHDFITDTNIKLYKNSEADVDIRNAYSDPTSPFNIEQKTLAYADQDYFILQYRITNTSSQDINNVHVGLFTDWVLGNKNYNSIHWDQENLLGYAQDNVNHNLYAGVALLKGDQPIFTALDNKNFNGNSSDLRPLIEEATLYDFLSQGISITEAGTANTGNDVSQINGATISIAAKKSQKVTLVISAANTLSDLITNIQDAKVKYNSYLSNPPVLYTAYACLGESTIINPPTGEIYSFYSDPELQNLVYIGESISSGVLNAPQKYYVRNEDSELESDIFTVQAAPKLVKTDFSINPDPLLLDETENTKATFTDLSIDAVSWKWNFGNGYTSNSQNPIMNYHETGSYSISLTATNDLGCIESTTKSLEVSYRSNTPNIEDKNLCRNEETTLTATNASLLNFYSDAQLTNKFYTGNNLYLNNLPNDTIIYVTSIDSTYESNAKAVRINISKLEAAFNYSLDTLNLEKKKLLNFKSDCSNETSYSWFINGIEEGANTDLSLDYSLSPSTLAVTLLAEDELGCYERSEAFITPTASARPALEDISLCNESSITISPSNGELFYFYNDAAQSQLIHKGNQFSFQNINKDTVLYVTGVDGLLESQASQIEIKFLQPKAFYDTFYTDEGIGINNMSINADSFTWQLNGDTVSLESDPEFILAPNIDHELNLIVSNDLGCYDEFSTIIHLATLVSSIDPQLANEITFHPNPASDILRFSQAESEATIYTTGGQLVQTKMKGESEMNISHLQKGLYVVKLKYKDHTATQKLIKE, encoded by the coding sequence GTGAGAAGATTGATTATTTTACTGGGATGGATATTTGTTTCCTATATGGGCTTTGGTCAGCAAAGAACATATAAATTACCGGAAACAATAAAAACTGAAGACTATGAGCCTTCAGTAATAGTGGTGAAGCTTAGAGTGAATAGCAATTCATCTGGCAGAACTTCTACTGGAAGCACAGTAGCCTCGCCAGAAATAATTGATCGCATCCTGGGAAAAGACATTGAAACAAAAGCGCTTGCCTTTCCTAAAAAAAGCACATCATCGGCTACAGCCAGAAGCGCTTCCTCCAAAAGTACTCTTGATAACATCTACAAGGTTAATATCACAAAAAAAACCAATCTGATACAAGCCATTAACAAGCTTCTTGAATCGGATGAAGTGGAGTATGCGGAGCCCTATTTCACTCCTCGTCCACTATACGTTCCTAATGATCCTGAAGCAGCTACACCTACCGGCAAACAAACCTATCTGGATATTATAAAAGCTTATGATGCCTGGAATTTGGAGAGAGGAGATACCTCTATGGTAATAGGCATATTAGACACAGGTGTGGATATGGATCATGAAGACCTGGTGGATAATATTAAATACAATTACAATGACCCTATCAATGGGATTGATGATGATAACGATGGTCTTATAGATAATTATGCAGGCTGGGATATTGCTAATAATGACAATCTGCCACAAGCTGACACACAGGATCATGGCACTCGTGTAGCTGGTGCAGCATCTGCCAGTGCAAACAATGGTATAGGAATAGCTGGCGTAGGATTCAACACTAAGTTTTTGCCTATTAAAATATATAGAAGTGGCTCAGGCTCCTTTTACCAAGGTTATGAAGCTATAGCCCTTGCGGCTGATTTAGGTTGCAAGGTGATCAATTTGTCCTGGGGAGATCCTGGTACTTATAGTAAATACGGACAAGATATTATAAACTATGCCGTTTTAGAAAAAGATGCCGCTGTAATAGCCGCAGCAGGCAATACCCCTGCAGAACTGGACTTCTACCCTGCCTCTTTTGATAATGTCCTATCCGTCAGCTCAACAAATAACAATGATCAAAAAGCCACCTTCGCTACCTTTAGTAATTATGTAGACATAGTGGCTCCAGGACAAGCCATTTACACCACCAGCATGAATGATGATTACCAACATATCAATGGAACCTCATTATCATCTCCAATAGTGGCAGCCGCTGTAGCCTTGGTAAGAAGCCGTTTTCCTCAATTCAATGCTATTCAGGCTATGGAAAAAGTGAGGGTAACAGCTGATGACATTTATGCTAAAAATGCCTCTTTCAAAGGGCAATTAGGGAAAGGCCGTTTAAACATGTTAAGGGCTTTAACAGATAATACATGTCCATCCATACGTGTTACAGACTTTAGTTACAATAATGGATTCGGAAACTATATGTTTCATGGAGATACTGTAAGCATGAGCCTTGATTTTATTAATTACTTGGCTACCTCTGATGCAGCCACTACTGCCACATTATCATCTAATTCTCCTTATATAACCATTATTAAAAACTCTTTTAAAATAGGTTCTTTAGGCACTTTAAGTAAAACCTCCAACACATCATCTCCTTTTCAAGTAATTCTCAATGATGATTTACCCCCTAACACTACCCTTTCATTTCGTATTGACTTTTCGGGAGGTGCTTATTCAGACTTTCAAAATATAACTATCACCAGTTCACCGGATTACCTCACTGTAACCAATAATCAGATGTCTTTCACTTTAGTGAGTAATGGGAATCTTGGTTACAAATATGACGGTCAGGCAGAAGGTGTAGGTCTCACTTATCAAAATCAACGCATACTTGATAACATTGGAATTGGCCTGGCTTATGATGGCAGCAGCTTGTCTGATAACATGCCCACCAACCTTTTTACTTACCAGAGAAATCATGACTTCATTACTGATACTAACATAAAGCTATACAAAAATTCTGAGGCCGATGTTGATATCAGAAACGCTTATAGTGACCCTACAAGCCCTTTTAATATTGAACAAAAAACGCTGGCATACGCAGACCAAGATTATTTTATTTTGCAATACAGAATCACTAATACCAGCTCACAAGATATTAACAACGTTCATGTAGGGCTATTCACTGATTGGGTTTTGGGTAATAAAAACTACAATTCCATTCATTGGGATCAGGAGAATCTATTAGGGTATGCTCAAGATAATGTAAACCATAACCTGTATGCTGGAGTAGCTTTACTAAAGGGAGATCAACCTATTTTTACAGCCCTAGACAATAAAAATTTCAATGGTAACAGCAGTGACCTACGCCCATTAATAGAAGAAGCGACTTTATACGATTTTTTATCTCAGGGAATTAGCATCACTGAAGCAGGCACAGCTAACACAGGTAATGATGTGTCACAAATAAACGGGGCAACCATATCTATAGCAGCAAAAAAATCTCAAAAAGTAACTTTGGTCATTTCAGCTGCCAATACACTAAGTGATCTGATAACCAATATTCAGGATGCAAAAGTTAAATACAACTCTTATTTATCAAACCCGCCGGTGCTCTACACTGCTTATGCTTGTCTGGGCGAAAGCACTATAATAAATCCACCCACTGGGGAGATCTATTCCTTTTACTCAGATCCTGAATTACAAAATCTGGTTTATATAGGAGAATCTATTAGCTCAGGCGTACTGAATGCACCTCAGAAGTATTATGTTCGTAATGAAGATTCTGAATTAGAATCTGATATTTTCACAGTTCAAGCAGCACCAAAACTGGTGAAAACTGATTTTTCTATTAATCCTGATCCACTTCTTTTAGACGAAACAGAGAACACTAAGGCTACTTTCACTGACTTAAGTATAGATGCTGTAAGCTGGAAATGGAACTTTGGCAATGGCTATACTTCTAACAGCCAAAACCCAATTATGAACTATCATGAAACCGGAAGCTACTCCATCTCTTTGACGGCTACTAACGACCTGGGTTGTATAGAAAGCACTACTAAATCGCTGGAAGTAAGTTATAGAAGTAACACGCCTAATATAGAAGACAAAAACTTATGTAGGAATGAAGAAACAACGCTTACCGCTACCAATGCCTCTCTATTAAATTTTTATAGCGATGCTCAACTCACTAATAAATTCTACACAGGTAATAACTTATACTTAAATAATCTGCCGAATGACACTATTATTTATGTAACCAGCATTGATTCTACCTATGAAAGTAATGCCAAAGCGGTTCGCATTAACATTAGTAAGTTAGAAGCTGCCTTTAATTACTCACTAGACACATTAAATCTGGAAAAGAAAAAGCTTTTAAACTTCAAAAGCGACTGTAGTAATGAAACTTCATATAGCTGGTTTATTAATGGAATAGAAGAAGGAGCCAATACAGACCTATCACTAGACTACAGCTTGTCACCCAGCACACTGGCAGTAACCTTATTGGCAGAAGATGAATTAGGTTGTTATGAAAGAAGCGAAGCCTTTATAACGCCTACAGCTTCAGCCAGACCTGCTTTAGAAGACATCAGCTTATGTAATGAAAGTTCTATTACCATTTCTCCTAGTAACGGAGAGCTTTTCTACTTTTATAATGATGCCGCACAGTCTCAGCTTATCCATAAAGGCAATCAATTCTCTTTTCAGAATATCAATAAAGACACTGTTTTATATGTTACAGGGGTAGATGGTTTACTAGAAAGCCAAGCTAGTCAGATAGAAATAAAATTTCTTCAACCCAAAGCTTTCTACGACACCTTTTATACTGATGAGGGCATTGGAATTAATAATATGAGTATCAATGCTGACTCCTTTACCTGGCAGCTAAATGGAGACACGGTAAGCCTTGAGTCTGACCCTGAATTTATATTAGCACCCAATATAGATCATGAATTGAACCTAATAGTTAGCAATGACTTAGGTTGTTATGATGAATTTAGCACCATAATTCATCTTGCTACGCTGGTAAGTAGTATTGATCCTCAATTGGCTAATGAAATAACTTTTCATCCTAATCCTGCTAGCGATATTTTAAGGTTTTCACAAGCAGAAAGTGAAGCTACTATTTATACAACTGGCGGGCAGCTTGTGCAAACAAAAATGAAAGGTGAGTCTGAAATGAACATATCTCACCTTCAAAAAGGGTTGTATGTAGTTAAGTTGAAATATAAAGATCACACAGCAACTCAGAAATTAATCAAAGAGTAA
- a CDS encoding nucleoside deaminase: MTERDLEFMSRAIALAEEGMTKGAGGPFGAVVVKDGEIVAEGYNMVTSTNDPTAHAEVTAIREACKKLGTFQLTDCVIYTSCEPCPMCLGAIYWARPKKVYYGCTREDAAAIEFDDQFVYEEIAKPMESRGIDFINVERSAAQQVFKKWKEKDDKISY, from the coding sequence ATGACAGAGAGAGATCTTGAGTTTATGTCTCGAGCTATTGCATTAGCAGAAGAGGGGATGACAAAAGGAGCGGGTGGCCCTTTTGGTGCAGTAGTAGTGAAAGATGGCGAAATAGTAGCTGAAGGGTATAATATGGTTACGTCTACTAACGACCCTACTGCCCATGCAGAAGTGACAGCCATAAGAGAGGCCTGCAAGAAATTAGGCACTTTTCAATTAACAGATTGTGTTATTTATACTTCCTGTGAGCCATGCCCTATGTGCCTTGGTGCTATATATTGGGCTCGTCCTAAAAAGGTTTATTATGGTTGTACAAGAGAAGATGCAGCGGCCATTGAATTCGATGATCAATTTGTGTATGAAGAGATAGCCAAGCCCATGGAGAGCCGAGGGATAGACTTTATTAATGTGGAAAGAAGTGCTGCCCAGCAAGTGTTTAAAAAGTGGAAAGAAAAGGACGACAAAATCAGTTATTAA
- a CDS encoding head GIN domain-containing protein, with product MNRIKMIVPVLISFMMVLSAQGQDVEERELGSFHEIRTGQAIDVYLQKGNKESVKIEARGIDLDDVVTNISGGRLKIELEDGHFRNHSVKVYVTYVNLDGISASSASSVYGKDQIEGESMDIRVSSAADVSVSVAVNSLEVSVSSSGDLDLKGTANEVEITASSAGGIDAYDLKGKRVQARVSSAGSAKVYAVEEIDAHASSAGSIRYRGNPQKSQTNTSSGGSVRKSD from the coding sequence ATGAATAGAATTAAAATGATAGTGCCTGTATTAATATCATTTATGATGGTATTGTCGGCTCAGGGGCAAGATGTAGAGGAGAGAGAGTTGGGAAGTTTTCATGAGATTCGAACCGGCCAGGCTATAGATGTTTATCTGCAAAAAGGAAACAAGGAAAGTGTGAAAATAGAAGCCAGAGGGATAGATTTGGATGATGTGGTGACCAATATTTCTGGAGGAAGATTGAAAATTGAATTGGAGGATGGCCATTTCCGTAATCATTCAGTGAAGGTGTATGTCACTTATGTAAACCTAGATGGTATTTCGGCTAGTTCAGCCTCTAGTGTATATGGCAAAGATCAAATAGAAGGAGAAAGCATGGATATCAGAGTATCAAGTGCGGCTGATGTCTCAGTCTCTGTGGCGGTAAACAGTTTAGAGGTGTCGGTTTCCAGTTCTGGAGATCTTGATTTGAAAGGCACTGCCAACGAAGTAGAAATTACAGCCAGCAGTGCGGGAGGTATAGATGCCTATGACCTAAAAGGTAAACGTGTGCAGGCCAGGGTCAGTAGTGCTGGTAGTGCTAAGGTGTATGCTGTAGAAGAAATTGATGCCCATGCATCTAGCGCAGGTAGTATTCGGTATAGAGGAAATCCTCAAAAATCTCAGACTAACACCAGTAGTGGAGGGTCCGTGAGAAAGTCAGACTAA
- a CDS encoding amidohydrolase → MFLKPVYTLIIAVFCLSIWSCSIQENSQTADLIIQGGTIYTMNEDQPQAEAIAVKAGKIIAVGNGADVEALKGDSTKVIDLKGKTLTPGFIEGHGHFMGLGYSELNLNLMDVTSYDELVQRVKEAADKAKPGQWIIGRGWHQSKWTPQPDPMIKGFQTHDKLSAVSPDNPVYLSHASGHAGFANAKAMQLAGVMPLAKESLAEQQVVGGEIIRDEMGNPTGIFNERAMEVITRHIPENSLERDMEALKLAIEACHKNGITSFHDAGIDGKTIDLYRIAKSEGILDLRMYAMVTGEDTTLVEQWFKHGPEIDSVDNLLTIRSVKLHCDGALGSRGAWLLDEYEDRPGHYGMATVPMEYVSYISEKALKNGFQVCSHAIGDRTNHEILNIYENAFQQNSQEAKDSRFRIEHAQHLAPKDIPRFGRLGVIPAMQAIHMSSDRPWAINRLGEKRIKEGAYMWHDLLETGARLMNGTDVPVEPINPIASFYASVSRKTLQGEPEGGYEPEQKMTREQALKTYTLNAAYGAFEEDIKGSIEVGKLADFTVFSKDIMTVPEKDILSVQVMMTIFGGQLVYSAED, encoded by the coding sequence ATGTTTTTAAAACCAGTATATACACTCATAATAGCAGTTTTTTGTCTTTCGATATGGAGCTGCTCTATTCAAGAAAATTCTCAAACAGCGGATCTGATCATTCAGGGAGGTACCATTTACACTATGAATGAAGATCAACCGCAGGCCGAGGCCATTGCCGTAAAGGCAGGCAAAATAATAGCGGTAGGTAATGGCGCCGATGTGGAAGCCTTAAAAGGTGATAGCACAAAGGTGATAGACTTAAAAGGAAAGACACTTACGCCTGGTTTTATAGAAGGACACGGACATTTTATGGGATTGGGCTATAGCGAGCTTAACCTTAACCTGATGGATGTTACCAGTTATGATGAATTGGTGCAGCGCGTAAAAGAGGCGGCAGATAAGGCTAAACCCGGGCAATGGATCATTGGTAGAGGCTGGCACCAGAGCAAATGGACTCCGCAGCCTGATCCTATGATTAAAGGTTTTCAAACCCATGATAAGTTAAGTGCTGTATCTCCTGATAATCCTGTTTATCTTTCTCACGCTAGTGGTCATGCTGGTTTTGCTAATGCTAAGGCCATGCAATTAGCAGGAGTAATGCCTTTGGCTAAGGAGAGCCTGGCGGAACAGCAGGTTGTAGGCGGTGAAATAATCAGAGATGAGATGGGGAATCCTACCGGAATTTTTAATGAAAGGGCTATGGAGGTAATAACCAGGCATATTCCGGAAAATTCTCTGGAAAGAGATATGGAAGCTTTGAAATTAGCAATTGAAGCTTGTCATAAGAATGGGATCACTAGTTTTCATGATGCGGGCATCGATGGTAAAACCATTGATCTTTATAGAATAGCCAAATCAGAAGGCATTTTAGATCTGCGCATGTATGCTATGGTTACAGGAGAAGACACTACTTTGGTAGAGCAGTGGTTTAAGCATGGCCCTGAGATTGATTCTGTTGATAATCTGTTAACTATCAGGTCAGTGAAACTTCATTGTGATGGTGCGCTGGGTTCAAGAGGAGCGTGGTTGCTAGATGAGTATGAAGACAGACCAGGGCATTATGGTATGGCTACAGTTCCTATGGAATATGTGAGTTATATATCAGAGAAGGCATTGAAAAATGGTTTTCAGGTTTGCTCGCATGCAATAGGCGATAGAACTAATCATGAAATTCTCAATATTTATGAAAACGCTTTTCAGCAAAATTCGCAAGAAGCAAAAGATAGCAGGTTTAGAATAGAGCATGCTCAGCATTTGGCTCCTAAAGATATTCCTCGTTTCGGTAGGTTGGGAGTTATTCCTGCTATGCAAGCCATTCACATGTCATCAGATAGGCCTTGGGCTATTAATAGGCTGGGTGAAAAGCGCATCAAGGAAGGTGCTTATATGTGGCATGACTTGCTTGAAACCGGAGCTCGATTAATGAATGGTACTGATGTGCCAGTGGAACCTATTAATCCTATTGCTTCTTTTTATGCCAGTGTAAGCAGAAAGACGCTGCAAGGAGAACCTGAGGGAGGCTATGAGCCAGAGCAGAAAATGACCAGAGAGCAGGCTTTGAAAACCTATACGCTTAATGCCGCTTATGGAGCCTTTGAAGAAGATATTAAAGGTTCAATTGAAGTAGGTAAACTGGCCGATTTTACTGTCTTTTCAAAGGATATTATGACCGTTCCGGAAAAAGATATTTTGTCTGTTCAGGTTATGATGACCATATTTGGAGGTCAGTTAGTATACTCTGCTGAAGACTAA
- a CDS encoding alanine racemase, giving the protein MISITKPTLILDEDKCRYNIKRMKEKADAHQQDFRPHFKTHQSNAIGEWVREAGVEAITVSSLGMAYYFAQAGWEDITVAFPFNILETEDLKKFPAHCRLTLLVDNEQTISYLSTSGLSLSIFIEIDSGAHRTGLSSSDYEGVLELIRLVKSFDNLTLRGLYSHAGHSYQCRGEAEVKAVHHQLHNDLKGLKAALKGEEDIYICTGDTPTCSVGGHFEGSNSLSPGNFVFYDVMQAEIGACSYHDIAVAVACPVVSKNADRKEICIYGGAIHFSKDSIEVNGNKSFGQLVESQGNLEWGTVVPDCYLKSLSQEHGLLKVTLAVFDQIQVGDVLMILPIHSCLAAESLGCYITTNGTELEHFSRVKSQR; this is encoded by the coding sequence TTGATATCTATTACTAAGCCTACACTTATTCTTGATGAGGATAAGTGTAGGTATAATATTAAACGGATGAAAGAGAAGGCTGATGCTCATCAGCAAGACTTTCGTCCTCATTTCAAAACCCATCAGTCTAATGCCATAGGAGAATGGGTAAGGGAGGCAGGTGTTGAGGCTATAACAGTGTCTTCTTTAGGTATGGCTTATTACTTTGCTCAGGCAGGTTGGGAAGACATTACCGTAGCTTTTCCTTTTAATATTCTTGAAACAGAAGATCTTAAAAAATTTCCTGCTCATTGCAGACTTACTTTATTGGTAGATAATGAGCAGACAATAAGCTATTTATCAACCTCAGGCTTGTCCTTATCTATTTTTATTGAAATAGATAGTGGAGCTCACAGAACCGGTCTCTCATCATCCGATTATGAAGGAGTTTTAGAACTTATCAGGTTAGTAAAGTCTTTTGATAACCTTACTTTGAGAGGTTTATATTCTCATGCAGGTCATTCATATCAGTGTAGGGGAGAGGCAGAGGTAAAAGCCGTACATCATCAGTTGCATAATGATCTTAAGGGGTTGAAAGCTGCTCTGAAGGGGGAAGAAGATATATACATTTGTACAGGAGATACGCCTACCTGTAGTGTAGGGGGCCATTTTGAAGGAAGCAATTCCTTAAGCCCGGGTAATTTTGTGTTTTATGATGTAATGCAGGCCGAAATAGGTGCTTGTTCTTATCATGATATTGCTGTGGCAGTGGCTTGTCCGGTAGTTTCAAAAAATGCAGACCGAAAGGAGATTTGCATCTATGGAGGAGCCATACATTTCAGTAAAGACAGTATTGAAGTAAATGGCAATAAGTCATTTGGGCAATTGGTGGAAAGCCAAGGAAATTTGGAGTGGGGAACTGTAGTGCCTGATTGTTACTTAAAGAGTCTTTCGCAAGAGCACGGGCTGTTAAAAGTAACTTTGGCTGTCTTTGATCAAATTCAAGTAGGAGATGTATTGATGATTTTACCAATACACAGTTGTCTGGCAGCTGAGAGCCTAGGGTGTTATATTACTACTAATGGAACTGAATTAGAACACTTTTCAAGAGTAAAATCTCAAAGGTGA
- a CDS encoding TerB family tellurite resistance protein, which produces METTEYNPNNFTNMVKEQLNVLIQLAASDNEVAEKEAKLIQIIGQSNGVTKEEIDEMLKNPERPIGDLSMLTPDQKFEHLYHVVQLMKVDGQVFKSEIVFCQDIAERLGYKKKVIAELSSKIFSDPSITADREMLKNKAQKYLK; this is translated from the coding sequence ATGGAAACAACAGAATACAACCCAAATAACTTTACTAACATGGTTAAGGAACAACTAAACGTGCTTATACAATTAGCAGCTAGTGACAATGAGGTTGCAGAAAAAGAAGCGAAGCTTATTCAGATCATTGGCCAGTCTAACGGAGTTACCAAAGAAGAAATAGATGAGATGCTTAAAAATCCTGAAAGACCAATAGGTGACTTAAGTATGTTAACTCCTGATCAAAAATTTGAACACTTATATCATGTAGTTCAATTGATGAAAGTAGACGGACAAGTATTCAAAAGTGAAATCGTATTTTGCCAGGATATCGCAGAAAGACTTGGATACAAGAAAAAGGTTATCGCAGAGCTGTCATCTAAAATATTCAGTGATCCTTCAATCACAGCTGACAGAGAAATGCTAAAGAACAAAGCGCAAAAATACTTGAAATAA
- a CDS encoding DUF2911 domain-containing protein has protein sequence MTNFKNYYFLLLMAIATGFLFSCGGAKESGEENAEAEVAVDSVAEEAVEETEKPIESPRKQAEGEIGGVKVVVDYGSPAVKNREIWGGLEKFGAVWRAGANETTSFEFSENVKVGDNEMPAGKYGFYLIPNEDAEWIAIVNTDWNKEKHGAWGAYNYNEKHDVARVSIAPEWKDEVTERLTYTVVDGGIVLEWEKMKLTIPVEAAPKN, from the coding sequence ATGACAAATTTTAAAAACTACTATTTCCTGTTGCTAATGGCTATTGCTACGGGCTTCCTGTTTTCCTGTGGAGGAGCAAAAGAATCAGGGGAAGAAAATGCTGAGGCTGAGGTAGCAGTTGATTCTGTAGCTGAAGAGGCTGTTGAAGAAACAGAAAAGCCTATAGAAAGTCCCAGAAAACAAGCTGAAGGAGAAATTGGTGGAGTGAAAGTAGTAGTTGATTATGGTTCGCCAGCAGTGAAAAACAGAGAAATTTGGGGTGGATTAGAGAAGTTTGGTGCTGTGTGGAGAGCTGGAGCTAATGAAACTACCTCTTTTGAGTTTAGTGAAAACGTGAAAGTAGGAGATAATGAAATGCCTGCCGGTAAATATGGTTTTTACCTAATTCCTAATGAAGATGCTGAATGGATAGCTATTGTAAACACTGATTGGAATAAAGAAAAACATGGTGCCTGGGGTGCTTATAATTATAACGAAAAGCATGATGTGGCAAGAGTGAGCATAGCTCCTGAGTGGAAAGATGAAGTAACAGAAAGGTTAACTTATACTGTAGTAGACGGAGGTATTGTGTTAGAATGGGAGAAAATGAAGCTTACTATTCCGGTAGAGGCTGCACCAAAAAACTAA
- the paaN gene encoding phenylacetic acid degradation protein PaaN, whose amino-acid sequence MELFNKYKNLLETAIKAVHERTFFAAFPEHPSPKIYGETADEEGLQNYESHLGKQFDELLQEGATSWSGSEESPYLKESLNITYPVTPVEVLIDNSEKAFEQWRKVTLERRAGILLESLEQIKKRFFEIAYATMHTTGQGYMMAFQASGPHAADRALEAVAAGYEELKRFPRSAFWVKPMGKFNIQLEKEWRAVSKGIGVVIGCSTFPTWNSVPGLFADLITGNTAIAKPHPGAVLPMAIVVAEIQKTLNNNGFDPHVCQLAIDNETALISKDLAENDKVKVIDFTGNSEFGAYLENLKGKQVFTEKTGVNSVILDSVDDIDKVAANLSFALCLYSGQMCTAPQNFYVPENGISTPEGKVTFDEFAEKMKEHIQLLTGNSKAAPFVLGAIQNEKTYKRLAEVEQSGKLLLKSTVLDNPMFKNARTATPVVLEVKAEDKDLYGQELFGPIALIIKTKNTDHSIELAKELAMTQGAISCGAYTTDPDVKEKIADQMALAATPVSFNLTGAIYMNQNAGFSDFHVTGGNPAGNASFTNPEYIIKRFTWVGHREPAQI is encoded by the coding sequence ATGGAATTATTTAATAAGTATAAAAATCTCTTAGAAACAGCTATTAAGGCTGTTCATGAAAGGACTTTTTTTGCCGCATTTCCTGAGCATCCGTCACCTAAAATATACGGAGAAACAGCAGATGAAGAAGGCCTCCAAAATTATGAATCACACTTAGGGAAACAGTTCGATGAACTATTACAGGAGGGAGCAACAAGCTGGAGTGGATCGGAGGAATCACCATACCTTAAGGAGTCTTTAAATATTACTTATCCGGTTACGCCTGTAGAGGTTTTAATTGATAATTCAGAAAAGGCTTTTGAACAGTGGAGAAAAGTTACGTTAGAGCGACGAGCAGGTATATTGCTAGAATCTTTAGAGCAAATTAAAAAACGTTTTTTCGAAATAGCCTATGCTACCATGCATACTACAGGTCAAGGGTATATGATGGCTTTTCAGGCATCTGGTCCTCATGCAGCAGATAGAGCTCTGGAGGCTGTGGCGGCTGGTTATGAGGAGCTGAAGCGCTTTCCGCGTTCTGCCTTTTGGGTTAAGCCAATGGGGAAGTTTAATATCCAGTTAGAAAAGGAATGGAGAGCTGTGTCAAAAGGAATTGGAGTGGTGATAGGCTGCTCTACCTTCCCCACCTGGAATTCAGTGCCTGGGCTTTTTGCTGATCTAATAACAGGAAATACTGCCATAGCTAAGCCACACCCTGGGGCGGTATTGCCCATGGCTATAGTGGTGGCAGAAATTCAAAAAACATTAAATAATAATGGTTTTGACCCTCATGTATGTCAATTGGCGATAGATAATGAAACCGCACTTATTAGTAAAGACTTGGCCGAAAATGATAAGGTGAAAGTGATAGATTTTACTGGTAATTCGGAGTTTGGTGCTTATCTGGAAAATTTAAAAGGGAAACAGGTGTTTACCGAAAAAACAGGGGTTAACTCTGTGATTTTAGATTCTGTGGATGATATAGATAAAGTGGCTGCTAACTTGAGTTTTGCCCTTTGTTTATACTCAGGGCAGATGTGTACCGCTCCACAAAATTTTTATGTGCCTGAAAATGGCATTAGTACCCCAGAGGGTAAAGTTACTTTTGATGAATTTGCTGAGAAAATGAAAGAGCATATTCAGCTGCTTACAGGTAATTCAAAAGCAGCGCCATTTGTGCTGGGAGCTATTCAAAATGAAAAGACCTATAAGCGCTTGGCAGAGGTAGAGCAGAGTGGGAAATTATTGTTGAAATCGACCGTATTGGATAATCCAATGTTTAAGAATGCTCGAACGGCTACTCCTGTTGTATTAGAAGTGAAGGCAGAAGATAAAGACTTATATGGTCAGGAATTGTTTGGACCAATAGCCTTAATTATAAAAACTAAAAACACGGATCATTCTATTGAGCTAGCTAAGGAACTGGCTATGACTCAGGGGGCGATCTCTTGTGGCGCATATACCACTGATCCTGATGTGAAGGAAAAAATAGCAGATCAGATGGCTTTGGCGGCTACGCCGGTGTCTTTTAATTTAACAGGAGCTATTTATATGAATCAAAATGCGGGATTTAGTGATTTTCATGTTACGGGGGGTAATCCTGCAGGTAATGCTTCTTTTACTAATCCTGAGTATATCATAAAACGCTTTACCTGGGTAGGACACCGCGAACCGGCTCAGATTTAG